Proteins encoded together in one Aminipila butyrica window:
- the gltX gene encoding glutamate--tRNA ligase: MNYNTLAELLFPHITKSPTDYEVLFPPRQLPEGAKVTRLGPSPTGFIHLGNLYGAFADERLAHQSGGTFYLRIEDTDDKRYVEGAVDVIINSLRFFDINFDEGATIDGHIGDYGPYYQSQRGEIYQCFVKELIKAGQAYPCFLTSEELEDIRSKQESAKENFGIYGKWAVNRSLSLEEIEARIQAGKPYVIRLKSDGNHDLPSEEIKTISVEDGIRGTLTMPENNQDVVILKANGIPTYHFAHAVDDHFMRTTHVVRGAEWLPSLPIHVELFHKLGFPLPVFCHTAQLMKLDEEGNKRKLSKRKDPELSLDYYRNEGYHPAAVREYLMTILNSNFEEWRIANPDTAIDEFVFTVEKMSNSGALFDLNKLNDICKDVLVKIPAAQLCQFMKDWSREFKPEILPLFEGQETYVEKILDLGRDGAKPRKDLIYAKQIFEFISYFFDDYFIIQDENPENVTPEDAKAILSAYLDSYDHADDQSLWFDKIRNIATELGYAAKPKDYKKNPDQYKGHVGDVSTVIRIALMGRSQSPDVWEIQQILGAERTRIRIQKRLTHVHV; encoded by the coding sequence ATGAACTACAATACATTAGCGGAGCTGCTGTTTCCGCACATTACCAAATCACCAACCGACTATGAGGTTTTATTTCCTCCTAGGCAGCTGCCCGAGGGCGCCAAAGTCACTAGACTGGGTCCCAGCCCTACAGGCTTCATTCATCTAGGAAACCTCTATGGGGCCTTCGCTGACGAACGGCTGGCTCATCAGAGCGGCGGTACGTTCTATTTACGGATTGAGGATACCGACGACAAACGCTACGTAGAAGGTGCCGTAGACGTCATTATTAACTCCCTGCGCTTTTTTGATATCAACTTTGATGAAGGGGCTACCATCGACGGTCACATCGGTGATTACGGCCCTTATTATCAGAGTCAGCGAGGAGAAATTTACCAGTGCTTTGTTAAAGAATTAATTAAAGCCGGACAGGCTTACCCTTGCTTCCTCACTTCCGAAGAATTGGAAGATATACGGTCTAAGCAGGAATCCGCCAAAGAGAACTTTGGCATATACGGGAAGTGGGCCGTAAACCGCAGCCTTTCCTTAGAGGAAATCGAAGCACGGATTCAGGCGGGAAAACCCTACGTCATTCGGTTAAAATCTGATGGAAACCATGATTTGCCGTCAGAAGAAATTAAGACAATATCGGTAGAGGATGGTATCCGAGGAACCCTAACCATGCCGGAAAACAATCAGGATGTCGTTATCTTAAAGGCTAACGGTATCCCAACCTATCACTTTGCACACGCAGTCGACGACCACTTTATGCGAACTACCCATGTAGTTCGGGGAGCTGAATGGCTGCCATCTCTGCCTATTCATGTGGAGCTGTTCCACAAGCTGGGCTTTCCTTTGCCAGTTTTCTGCCACACAGCGCAGCTGATGAAATTGGATGAAGAAGGCAACAAGCGGAAACTGTCCAAGCGAAAAGACCCGGAGCTGTCGCTGGACTACTACAGAAACGAAGGCTACCATCCGGCTGCCGTTCGGGAATATCTGATGACCATTTTAAATTCCAACTTTGAGGAATGGCGCATTGCCAACCCGGATACAGCCATCGATGAATTTGTGTTTACGGTAGAAAAGATGAGCAATTCGGGGGCTCTCTTTGACCTGAATAAACTGAATGACATTTGCAAAGATGTACTGGTAAAAATTCCGGCAGCTCAGCTTTGCCAATTTATGAAGGATTGGTCCCGAGAATTTAAACCGGAAATTTTGCCGCTGTTTGAAGGTCAAGAGACCTATGTAGAGAAGATTCTTGATTTAGGTCGGGATGGGGCAAAGCCACGGAAAGACTTGATTTATGCAAAGCAGATTTTTGAATTTATCAGCTATTTCTTTGACGACTATTTCATCATTCAGGATGAGAACCCTGAAAACGTCACCCCAGAAGATGCAAAGGCCATCCTTTCCGCCTATCTGGACAGCTACGATCACGCTGATGATCAGTCGCTGTGGTTTGATAAAATACGCAATATTGCTACAGAGCTGGGCTATGCCGCCAAGCCAAAAGATTACAAGAAAAACCCGGATCAGTATAAGGGTCACGTCGGAGACGTGAGTACAGTAATCCGTATCGCGCTCATGGGCCGCTCTCAATCTCCAGATGTGTGGGAAATTCAGCAAATCCTGGGAGCGGAGCGGACTCGCATCCGCATACAAAAGAGGCTAACCCATGTACACGTATAA
- a CDS encoding acyl-[acyl-carrier-protein] thioesterase, producing the protein MYTYKDRIKLSETDKRRNWTLPAIIDAMQNCVMFQLEDLGIGPDVLDQQNKALVVTSWQVKIFRLPTLFQQITVGTQVYGYKSATGLRHCMIWDEQNQLCVASHSLGAFIDIHTGRPLKTSPEEWEICDVQPQTPCTSIQFQEKRIPLPADLQMVEEFTVNIHHLDINNHMNNGQYVRIAYNYLPDGFQVNQFRVEYKKPAALGARVSVRQAQQEGLFCVVFSDQANQTFAAVEFSS; encoded by the coding sequence ATGTACACGTATAAAGATCGAATCAAGCTCAGCGAGACGGACAAGCGGCGAAACTGGACGTTGCCTGCTATTATCGACGCCATGCAAAACTGTGTCATGTTTCAACTAGAGGACTTAGGCATCGGTCCTGACGTGCTGGATCAACAAAATAAGGCGTTGGTCGTTACCAGCTGGCAGGTGAAGATTTTCCGGCTGCCTACACTCTTCCAGCAGATTACTGTCGGCACTCAGGTTTACGGCTATAAATCTGCCACAGGCCTCCGCCACTGCATGATATGGGATGAGCAAAATCAGTTGTGCGTTGCTTCCCACTCCTTGGGTGCCTTCATTGATATCCACACAGGACGGCCTCTGAAAACTTCACCAGAGGAATGGGAAATATGCGATGTGCAGCCTCAAACCCCTTGCACATCAATTCAGTTTCAAGAAAAACGCATTCCGCTGCCCGCTGATTTACAAATGGTAGAGGAATTTACTGTCAACATTCATCACCTGGACATCAACAACCACATGAACAATGGTCAATATGTACGCATCGCTTATAACTATTTGCCCGATGGGTTCCAAGTAAACCAATTCCGAGTGGAGTATAAAAAGCCGGCTGCTCTTGGTGCTCGGGTTTCCGTCCGTCAGGCCCAACAGGAAGGGCTGTTCTGCGTGGTCTTCTCTGATCAGGCGAACCAGACCTTTGCCGCTGTAGAATTCAGCAGTTAG
- a CDS encoding polysaccharide deacetylase family protein, which translates to MYFRSVQFYKHLILIAIALVVLASIGSCALLAVSNHQMKKVLKENGLALTGENAASFSPAKKQTEAQRLYYPASFDYQQLYPNLFIDNDYNYLPDQPHSVYLTFDDGPSSLTSQILDILKKYHIKATFFIVYNDSPEAQVLYKRMIAEGHTIGVHSTTHQYQTIYRSAGAFLDDFAQTALMLEQSTGVKPEIFRFPGGSINSYNKAVYPQIIAEMLRRGYTYYDWNVSADDATGGATRQQIYSNVINEVQKYDRSIVLLHDLSNKTDTASALPAIIDKLTEEGYSFYPLTKEVRPVAFNYID; encoded by the coding sequence ATGTATTTTCGCAGTGTCCAGTTTTATAAACATCTTATATTGATCGCGATAGCTTTGGTGGTACTGGCTTCCATCGGCTCCTGTGCCTTACTAGCCGTCTCTAACCACCAGATGAAAAAAGTCCTCAAGGAAAATGGGCTGGCTTTGACCGGAGAAAACGCTGCTTCTTTTTCTCCTGCAAAAAAACAGACGGAAGCACAGCGCCTTTATTACCCCGCTTCCTTCGACTATCAGCAGCTTTACCCGAATCTGTTCATTGATAACGATTACAACTATCTGCCAGATCAACCTCATTCTGTCTACCTGACCTTTGACGATGGTCCTTCCAGCCTAACCTCACAGATACTGGATATTTTAAAGAAATATCATATTAAGGCTACCTTTTTCATTGTTTATAACGACAGTCCCGAGGCTCAGGTATTATATAAGCGTATGATTGCCGAAGGCCACACCATCGGCGTCCACAGCACCACCCATCAATACCAGACCATCTATCGGTCTGCGGGTGCTTTCTTAGACGACTTCGCTCAAACAGCCTTGATGCTGGAGCAATCCACCGGCGTAAAGCCTGAAATATTTCGCTTTCCAGGAGGCAGCATTAACTCCTACAATAAAGCGGTCTACCCACAGATTATTGCAGAGATGCTGCGCCGCGGATACACCTATTATGACTGGAACGTATCTGCCGACGATGCCACCGGCGGAGCTACCCGCCAGCAGATTTACAGCAACGTGATCAATGAGGTACAGAAATATGACCGTTCCATCGTCCTTCTCCACGATCTCAGCAATAAGACGGATACGGCATCTGCTCTGCCAGCTATCATTGACAAGCTGACGGAAGAAGGATACAGCTTTTATCCTTTGACTAAAGAGGTCCGTCCTGTGGCATTCAACTATATAGACTGA
- a CDS encoding APC family permease — MVQRKMIKKFSDLLIGRPLANEKGSREKYNIPFGLAIMASDAISSVAYGAQEILFVLIVLGATAYQWLTWTSLMIIGLLAILTISYIQIINAYPQGGGAYKVAKENLGAKAGLCASGGLIISYILTVAVSASAGADAIISAFENLAPYKVQMVVLLIIILTVLNLRGISESSKIFALPTYIFIFSMIFMILYGLFKYFVLHIHPEPMYTVPDRTVSGITLLLLLKAFSSGCSALTGVEAVSNSVPNFQEPSPRNAKIVMALLALLIFFIFGGTSVLAIFYTAVPLEGGPTVVSQIAFAVFHKSFMYYVLQFSTATILLMACNTAFTGFPMLMYIVGKDGYAPKQFTLRGKRLGFSVGIVALSFIACLLVIFFQADTHRIIPLYAIGVFISFTLGQFGMVTHWVKTKGKKWKQGVVINGIGSVVTLCTTLIILVEKFTEGAFIVIILIPLFILGQLKIKAHYDKIAAGLSVSRLRLNKVDFKLHYEHIIVVPIASLNKASIGALQYAHSLSGRVIALNISPDTEAMEKLKRRWNQLNTDMELISKYSPYRAVVTPLLENIYQIADEAGDKEKLTVIVPQFMTKEPWSGLLHNHTGLFIRESLLKKGNIIVATYPYNLDQEEDEEE, encoded by the coding sequence ATGGTGCAGAGAAAAATGATAAAAAAGTTTTCAGATTTATTAATTGGGCGGCCTTTGGCTAACGAAAAAGGCAGCCGGGAAAAATACAATATCCCCTTTGGACTAGCCATTATGGCTAGTGATGCCATTTCCTCGGTAGCTTACGGTGCCCAGGAGATTTTGTTTGTACTGATTGTTCTGGGCGCGACAGCTTACCAGTGGCTGACTTGGACCTCCCTGATGATTATTGGCCTGCTGGCTATATTGACCATTTCCTATATACAGATTATTAACGCTTACCCTCAAGGGGGAGGGGCTTACAAGGTAGCCAAGGAGAACTTAGGAGCTAAGGCCGGCTTATGTGCCAGCGGAGGGCTGATTATCAGCTATATTCTTACGGTGGCAGTTAGTGCCAGCGCTGGTGCGGATGCAATTATTTCAGCCTTTGAAAATTTGGCGCCGTATAAGGTACAGATGGTTGTCCTGCTGATTATAATTTTGACGGTATTGAATCTTCGAGGAATTAGTGAATCCTCCAAGATTTTTGCCTTGCCTACCTACATCTTTATTTTTAGCATGATCTTTATGATTTTGTATGGGTTGTTTAAATATTTTGTGCTGCATATTCATCCGGAACCGATGTACACTGTACCGGATCGGACGGTGTCGGGCATCACGCTATTACTGTTATTAAAGGCCTTTTCTTCTGGTTGCTCCGCACTTACTGGTGTGGAGGCTGTCAGCAATTCTGTGCCGAACTTTCAGGAACCTAGTCCCAGGAATGCCAAGATTGTCATGGCACTTTTAGCATTGTTGATTTTTTTCATTTTTGGTGGGACTTCGGTGCTGGCTATTTTTTACACGGCGGTACCGCTAGAAGGCGGACCTACAGTGGTGTCTCAAATCGCTTTTGCCGTATTTCATAAGAGCTTCATGTATTACGTACTTCAATTCAGTACGGCTACTATCTTGCTGATGGCTTGCAATACGGCTTTTACAGGGTTTCCTATGCTCATGTATATCGTTGGTAAAGATGGCTATGCGCCAAAACAGTTTACCCTCCGAGGAAAACGGCTTGGCTTTTCCGTGGGAATCGTGGCCTTGTCTTTCATCGCTTGCCTGCTGGTCATTTTCTTTCAGGCAGACACCCACCGGATTATCCCGCTTTACGCTATTGGGGTATTTATCTCCTTTACCTTGGGACAGTTTGGTATGGTCACCCATTGGGTAAAGACCAAGGGGAAAAAATGGAAGCAAGGGGTGGTTATCAACGGCATCGGCTCGGTAGTAACACTCTGTACCACTCTTATTATTCTGGTGGAGAAATTTACAGAAGGAGCTTTTATCGTTATTATTCTTATTCCGTTATTCATTCTGGGACAGCTAAAAATAAAGGCTCATTATGATAAGATTGCGGCGGGACTCAGCGTAAGCCGCTTGAGATTAAACAAGGTAGATTTCAAGCTACACTACGAGCACATTATCGTGGTTCCGATTGCTTCGTTGAACAAGGCATCTATTGGGGCTTTGCAATATGCTCACAGTCTGAGTGGTCGGGTTATCGCCCTGAACATTTCCCCTGATACGGAGGCTATGGAAAAGTTGAAGCGCCGATGGAATCAATTGAACACGGATATGGAGTTGATCAGTAAATATTCGCCATACAGAGCAGTTGTGACCCCTCTTTTGGAGAACATCTATCAGATTGCCGATGAAGCTGGAGATAAAGAAAAACTGACAGTTATCGTTCCACAGTTTATGACCAAGGAGCCTTGGAGCGGATTGCTTCACAACCATACAGGGCTGTTCATTCGGGAAAGCCTATTGAAAAAGGGTAATATTATTGTAGCCACCTATCCTTATAATTTAGACCAAGAAGAGGATGAGGAAGAGTAA
- a CDS encoding ClC family H(+)/Cl(-) exchange transporter translates to MQTEKHSVKNNLNRFRSFRYVLILEGIVTGVVGGGVVILFRYLLTYADKLLQMVLSHGQNHIGVVACWFIVLVAGAMIVARLLKWEGFISGSGIPQVEGEMIGALDPCWWRVLVAKMTGGLLSIGCGLSLGREGPSIQLGAMAAKGFSRITKRAKTEEKLLITCGASAGLSAAFNAPLAGVLFSLEEIHKHFSPEVLLSTMAASITADFLSSNVFGLKPVFGFHITQMMPLSTYGHAILLGVILGGLGVVYNTCLAKTQDLFQKIPNQFGRLLIPFLLAGVLGFSYPYVLGGGHSLVETLTSEQLMVGALCLLLILKFSFSMLSFGSGAPGGIFLPLLVLGAVMGSLYYSIMGQWTDSLNGLLDNFIILGMAGYFAAIVRAPITGIILISEMTGSFSHLLTLSLVSLIAYVIPDMVHCPPVYDQLLHRLLLKLNPEQKNVYSGEKVLVEGMIFHGCEAEGKMVSQIPWPAKCLLVSLIRGQAEFVPRGETIFAAGDKIVVLCDEADQKELHEVLRDVCGTVKR, encoded by the coding sequence ATGCAGACTGAAAAGCATTCAGTAAAAAACAACTTAAATCGTTTCCGCAGTTTTCGATACGTATTGATATTAGAAGGAATTGTTACGGGAGTTGTTGGGGGCGGGGTAGTAATTCTTTTTCGGTATCTATTGACTTATGCGGATAAATTATTACAAATGGTATTATCTCACGGGCAAAATCACATTGGGGTGGTGGCCTGTTGGTTTATAGTTTTGGTGGCAGGAGCTATGATTGTTGCCAGACTTCTCAAATGGGAAGGCTTTATATCTGGAAGTGGAATTCCACAGGTAGAAGGAGAAATGATTGGAGCATTAGATCCTTGTTGGTGGAGAGTACTTGTAGCAAAAATGACAGGGGGACTTTTGTCTATTGGTTGCGGTTTATCTCTCGGCAGAGAAGGGCCAAGCATTCAACTTGGGGCCATGGCAGCCAAAGGCTTTTCTCGAATTACAAAAAGGGCAAAAACCGAGGAGAAGCTGCTCATTACCTGCGGAGCTAGTGCAGGACTTTCGGCAGCTTTTAATGCACCCCTTGCTGGTGTATTGTTCTCCCTGGAAGAGATACATAAGCACTTTTCTCCAGAAGTACTTCTGTCAACTATGGCGGCTTCCATCACCGCAGATTTTCTTTCCAGCAATGTCTTTGGGTTAAAGCCTGTGTTTGGTTTCCACATTACGCAGATGATGCCTTTAAGTACCTATGGACATGCAATTTTATTAGGTGTAATCCTTGGAGGGTTAGGGGTTGTATACAATACTTGCCTCGCTAAAACTCAGGACCTATTTCAAAAAATACCTAATCAGTTCGGTCGGCTTTTGATTCCATTTCTGTTAGCCGGCGTTTTAGGCTTTTCCTATCCATATGTACTTGGAGGCGGACATTCTCTAGTAGAAACCCTGACTTCTGAACAGCTAATGGTGGGAGCTTTATGTCTTTTATTGATTTTAAAATTTAGTTTTTCCATGTTAAGTTTCGGCTCTGGTGCACCGGGAGGCATATTTTTGCCCCTCTTAGTTCTTGGTGCGGTGATGGGAAGCCTTTATTATAGTATAATGGGTCAATGGACTGATTCGCTAAACGGACTTTTGGATAATTTTATTATCCTTGGTATGGCTGGCTATTTTGCTGCTATTGTTCGTGCACCAATTACGGGGATTATTCTGATTAGCGAAATGACAGGCAGTTTTTCTCACTTATTGACGCTTTCTCTAGTCTCCTTAATCGCTTATGTTATTCCGGACATGGTTCATTGTCCTCCGGTGTATGACCAACTGCTTCATCGTCTTCTTTTGAAACTGAATCCCGAGCAAAAAAACGTTTATTCCGGGGAAAAGGTTTTAGTGGAGGGGATGATTTTTCACGGCTGTGAGGCGGAGGGGAAAATGGTTTCTCAGATTCCTTGGCCCGCAAAGTGCCTTCTGGTATCGCTCATACGAGGGCAAGCGGAATTTGTGCCAAGAGGGGAGACGATTTTTGCTGCCGGCGACAAAATTGTGGTTCTCTGCGATGAAGCCGACCAAAAGGAGCTTCACGAGGTTTTACGTGATGTATGTGGGACTGTGAAGAGGTAG
- a CDS encoding adenosylhomocysteinase, giving the protein MEKYEIRDLALAPSGHQKIEWVRNNMPLLRGFEEEFVKTKPFAGIKVSLSVHLEAKTAYLCKVLAAGGAQMSVTGSNVLSTQDDIAAALVEDGLMVYAYHGATAEEYERHIEMCLSHKPNIIIDDGGDLVGMVHGKRPDLAEEVWGGCEETTTGVIRLKAMEREGVLKFPMVAVNDAQCKHLFDNRYGTGQSVWASIMTNTNLIVAGKTVVVAGYGWCSKGIAMRAAAMGANVIVTEIDPVKAIEARMDGYSVMTMAKAAPLGDMFVSATGCNHTITVEHMLTMKDRAILTNAGHFDCEIDMAGLEKVAVEKMEARKNIMGYKLENGRMVNVIAEGRLVNIAAADGHPAEIMDMSFAVQTLSALYIRDNYKTLKKGVIDVSAEIDDVVSNRKLEAWGIEIDKLTPEQEKYLNSWQL; this is encoded by the coding sequence ATGGAAAAATACGAAATCAGGGATTTAGCGCTGGCCCCTTCCGGGCATCAGAAAATTGAATGGGTAAGGAACAACATGCCGCTGCTGCGGGGCTTTGAAGAGGAATTTGTGAAGACAAAACCTTTTGCAGGCATCAAGGTTTCCCTTTCTGTTCATTTGGAGGCGAAAACAGCCTACCTGTGCAAGGTTTTGGCTGCAGGTGGGGCCCAGATGTCTGTCACTGGCAGCAATGTATTGTCTACTCAGGATGACATTGCTGCGGCCTTGGTGGAGGATGGCCTGATGGTATACGCTTACCACGGCGCGACCGCAGAGGAATACGAGCGTCATATCGAAATGTGTTTGTCCCATAAGCCTAACATCATCATCGACGATGGCGGGGATTTAGTGGGCATGGTTCATGGTAAGCGACCTGACTTGGCAGAAGAGGTCTGGGGAGGCTGTGAAGAGACCACCACAGGCGTTATTCGTTTAAAGGCTATGGAGCGGGAAGGCGTATTGAAATTCCCGATGGTGGCGGTAAATGACGCCCAGTGCAAGCACCTGTTTGACAATCGGTATGGCACGGGGCAGTCGGTATGGGCCAGCATTATGACCAATACTAATCTGATTGTGGCAGGTAAAACGGTGGTAGTAGCTGGATACGGCTGGTGTTCCAAGGGGATTGCCATGAGGGCAGCAGCTATGGGCGCCAACGTAATTGTTACAGAGATTGATCCGGTGAAGGCCATTGAGGCTCGTATGGACGGGTATAGCGTCATGACTATGGCTAAGGCTGCGCCTTTGGGGGACATGTTTGTTTCGGCTACAGGCTGCAATCACACCATTACCGTGGAGCACATGTTAACTATGAAGGATCGGGCGATTTTAACCAACGCCGGACACTTTGACTGCGAGATTGACATGGCCGGTTTGGAAAAGGTTGCTGTGGAAAAGATGGAGGCCAGAAAGAATATTATGGGCTATAAGCTGGAAAACGGCAGAATGGTCAACGTCATTGCAGAGGGCCGTCTGGTGAACATTGCAGCAGCTGACGGACATCCGGCAGAAATTATGGATATGAGTTTTGCGGTGCAGACGTTGTCAGCCCTGTATATCCGCGACAATTACAAGACCTTGAAGAAGGGTGTTATTGACGTATCCGCTGAGATTGATGACGTGGTATCTAATCGAAAACTGGAAGCTTGGGGCATTGAAATTGACAAGCTGACCCCGGAGCAGGAAAAATACTTAAACAGCTGGCAATTATAA
- a CDS encoding GerMN domain-containing protein, with amino-acid sequence MEKRQHRTFGLFNKRMLCLVMSLVLITATAVALTGCGQRQQEVQRVEKALKLYYVNSQFVETGDESQGTLVEYDGISIYLPEETPDGMSSADVTSRSYTDAVIQLWEVPKDLTNAVTMVTERYGLNDITVKDGTAYVDLKGKDLQEGSGGSLEELCFISQIVETLTNSFDEIDQVQFLVDGQEAETLLGHCDVSEPLSDSLLESAAADTIQE; translated from the coding sequence ATGGAAAAAAGACAACATAGGACATTCGGACTGTTCAACAAGAGGATGCTCTGCCTAGTTATGAGTTTAGTACTCATAACGGCTACCGCTGTAGCGCTGACAGGCTGCGGACAGAGGCAGCAGGAAGTCCAGCGGGTGGAAAAGGCATTGAAGCTGTATTATGTAAACAGCCAGTTCGTGGAGACGGGCGATGAGAGCCAGGGAACCCTGGTGGAATACGACGGTATTTCCATTTATCTGCCGGAAGAGACTCCCGATGGCATGTCTTCTGCTGATGTGACCTCTCGCAGCTATACTGATGCGGTCATTCAGCTGTGGGAAGTGCCCAAGGACCTGACCAATGCTGTCACAATGGTGACGGAAAGGTATGGTCTGAATGACATTACTGTCAAGGATGGGACGGCTTATGTAGACCTAAAGGGAAAAGACCTGCAAGAGGGGAGCGGAGGTTCCTTGGAGGAGCTCTGTTTCATCAGTCAGATTGTAGAGACTCTGACAAACAGTTTTGATGAAATAGATCAGGTGCAGTTCTTAGTGGACGGCCAGGAAGCGGAAACGTTGCTGGGACATTGTGATGTTTCGGAACCGCTGAGCGACAGTCTGCTGGAATCGGCAGCTGCTGATACCATACAAGAATAA
- the thrC gene encoding threonine synthase has translation MIHYTSTRGSKQIKTAAQAVIQGIAEDRGLYVPEEVPALPFKLEDLRGKTYQQVAFQVISAFFTDYTEEEMQACVNGAYDSKFEEKEVAPLVKGGDVHFLELYHGKTAAFKDMALSILPYLLTTAMKKEKEEKKICILTATSGDTGKAALEGFADVPGTEIVVFYPNQGVSQVQERQMVTQEGANTHVFAINGNFDDAQTGVKNIFNDDAFAEELAQMNCKLSSANSINIGRLVPQVAYYVYAYGKMVEQGVLKSGQPMNVVVPTGNFGNILAAYYAKQMGIPVGKLICASNENKVLTDFINTGCYDIKRDFYLTNSPSMDILISSNLERLLYHLAGGDAAQVKELMDSLEKDKIYQVSEKIKAGLKDFYGGFATVEETNQAIASMYEENGYLMDTHTAVAYKVYQDYLGETGDHTPAVIASTASAYKFADSVAQSIGLGAEVDGFAYVAALHQKTDVRIPAGLKDLESKAIRHTGVLNLDQMKDSVRESLQ, from the coding sequence ATGATACATTACACAAGCACCCGCGGGAGCAAGCAGATAAAGACAGCGGCACAGGCTGTTATACAAGGAATCGCAGAGGACAGAGGGCTTTATGTACCGGAGGAGGTACCAGCGCTGCCTTTCAAGCTAGAAGACTTGCGGGGAAAGACTTATCAGCAAGTAGCTTTTCAGGTGATTTCAGCATTTTTTACTGATTACACAGAGGAAGAAATGCAAGCCTGTGTCAATGGCGCTTATGACAGTAAGTTTGAAGAAAAGGAAGTCGCTCCTTTGGTAAAAGGTGGAGACGTTCATTTTCTGGAATTGTATCACGGAAAGACAGCGGCCTTTAAGGATATGGCGCTGTCCATTCTGCCTTACCTCCTGACTACGGCCATGAAAAAGGAAAAGGAAGAAAAGAAAATCTGCATTTTAACCGCTACTTCTGGGGATACCGGCAAGGCTGCTTTGGAGGGCTTTGCAGACGTGCCGGGAACCGAAATCGTGGTGTTTTACCCAAATCAAGGTGTTAGCCAAGTTCAAGAACGGCAAATGGTTACCCAGGAGGGAGCCAATACCCACGTCTTTGCTATCAACGGGAACTTCGATGATGCCCAGACTGGCGTGAAAAATATCTTTAACGATGATGCCTTTGCGGAAGAGCTGGCGCAGATGAACTGCAAATTATCCTCGGCAAATTCCATCAATATTGGGCGTTTAGTGCCCCAGGTGGCTTACTACGTTTATGCCTATGGAAAGATGGTAGAGCAGGGAGTTCTAAAGTCAGGTCAGCCGATGAATGTGGTGGTTCCTACGGGGAATTTTGGGAACATTTTGGCAGCTTATTATGCCAAGCAGATGGGTATTCCAGTAGGTAAACTAATTTGCGCCTCAAACGAAAACAAGGTATTGACGGATTTCATCAATACAGGCTGCTATGATATTAAGCGAGATTTTTACCTGACCAATTCGCCATCCATGGATATTCTGATTTCAAGCAACCTGGAACGGTTATTGTATCATCTGGCAGGCGGGGATGCGGCTCAGGTGAAGGAATTGATGGATTCCTTGGAGAAGGACAAGATATATCAGGTCAGTGAAAAGATTAAAGCCGGTTTGAAAGACTTTTACGGCGGCTTTGCTACGGTGGAGGAGACCAACCAGGCTATCGCTTCTATGTATGAAGAAAACGGCTATCTAATGGATACCCATACTGCTGTGGCCTATAAAGTATATCAGGACTATCTAGGGGAAACTGGAGATCATACGCCAGCGGTCATTGCTTCTACGGCCAGTGCATATAAGTTTGCAGACAGTGTGGCTCAGTCTATTGGATTGGGCGCAGAAGTGGACGGTTTTGCGTATGTGGCGGCACTGCATCAGAAGACGGATGTACGTATTCCAGCAGGATTAAAAGATTTAGAGAGCAAAGCGATTCGCCATACGGGTGTTCTGAATTTGGATCAGATGAAAGATTCCGTGCGGGAATCTCTGCAATAA
- a CDS encoding VOC family protein, protein MKYQGVCIAVKDVNLAKKFYQDLFGLAVFQDYGINVSFGGLSLQQKFDWLLGIPKERVLKESHNMELYFEEDDFDAFIAKLEQRDDIRYLGEGVKEAGWGQRSIRFYDLDGHIIEVGEDMQMVVKRFLDSGMSLEETSKRMDVSVSDLEALLNS, encoded by the coding sequence ATGAAATATCAAGGTGTATGTATAGCGGTAAAAGATGTGAACCTTGCTAAAAAGTTTTATCAGGATTTATTTGGACTTGCCGTATTTCAGGATTACGGTATAAATGTCTCTTTTGGAGGCTTATCTTTGCAGCAGAAATTTGATTGGCTGTTAGGTATTCCGAAAGAACGTGTCTTGAAAGAATCCCATAATATGGAGTTGTACTTTGAGGAGGATGACTTTGATGCCTTTATTGCCAAATTGGAGCAGCGTGACGATATTCGCTATCTAGGGGAAGGCGTGAAGGAAGCTGGATGGGGACAGCGATCTATCCGCTTCTATGATTTGGATGGACACATTATTGAAGTTGGTGAGGATATGCAGATGGTTGTAAAGCGTTTTCTTGATTCGGGTATGTCGCTGGAGGAAACCTCAAAACGCATGGATGTGTCGGTGTCGGATCTAGAAGCGCTCTTGAATAGCTAA